One genomic window of Comamonas serinivorans includes the following:
- the rpe gene encoding ribulose-phosphate 3-epimerase, giving the protein MAMAYRIAPSILSADFARLGDEVRTVIAAGADWIHFDVMDNHYVPNLTFGPMICEAIKPHAVRPDGTPVPLDVHMMVQPVDELAQAFAKAGADLISFHPEASPHVHRSVQAIKAAGCQAGLVFNPATPLDVLDWTLDDIDLILIMSVNPGFGGQSFIDSALRKVEAARKRIEASGRDIRLEVDGGIKVNNIRRVADAGADTFVAGSAIFGQADYRQVIHAMREQLA; this is encoded by the coding sequence ATCGCCATGGCCTACCGCATCGCCCCCTCCATCCTGTCCGCCGACTTTGCCCGCCTGGGCGACGAGGTCCGCACCGTCATCGCCGCTGGCGCCGACTGGATCCACTTCGACGTGATGGACAACCATTACGTGCCCAACCTGACCTTCGGCCCCATGATCTGCGAGGCCATCAAGCCCCACGCCGTGCGCCCCGACGGCACGCCCGTGCCCCTGGATGTGCACATGATGGTGCAGCCCGTGGACGAGCTGGCCCAGGCCTTCGCCAAGGCCGGCGCCGACCTGATCAGCTTTCATCCCGAAGCCAGCCCCCACGTGCACCGCAGCGTGCAGGCCATCAAGGCCGCCGGCTGTCAGGCCGGCCTGGTGTTCAACCCGGCCACGCCGCTGGACGTGCTGGACTGGACCCTCGACGACATCGACCTCATCCTCATCATGAGCGTGAACCCGGGCTTCGGCGGCCAGAGCTTCATCGACTCGGCGCTGCGCAAGGTCGAAGCCGCCCGCAAGCGCATCGAGGCCAGCGGCCGCGACATCCGCCTGGAGGTGGACGGCGGCATCAAGGTGAACAACATCCGCCGCGTGGCCGACGCGGGCGCCGACACCTTCGTCGCCGGCAGCGCCATCTTTGGCCAGGCCGACTACCGCCAGGTCATCCACGCCATGCGCGAGCAGCTGGCCTGA
- the apaG gene encoding Co2+/Mg2+ efflux protein ApaG — translation MPSHAFSVSVEARFLPDQSDLAQSQYSFAYTITIQNVGQVPAQLIARHWLITHGSGLVEEVKGLGVVGQQPLLQPGESFEYTSGCRLRTPSGRMEGSYFCVAEDGHRFEVDIPAFKLDADDGVVASASGPRVLH, via the coding sequence ATGCCCAGCCATGCCTTTTCCGTCTCTGTTGAAGCGCGATTCCTGCCCGATCAATCGGATCTGGCGCAGAGCCAGTACAGCTTCGCCTACACCATCACCATCCAGAACGTGGGGCAGGTGCCGGCTCAGCTCATTGCGCGCCACTGGCTCATCACCCACGGCAGCGGGCTGGTCGAAGAGGTGAAAGGCCTGGGCGTGGTCGGGCAGCAACCGCTGCTGCAACCTGGCGAGTCGTTCGAATACACCAGCGGCTGCCGGCTGCGCACGCCCTCGGGCCGCATGGAGGGCAGCTACTTCTGCGTGGCCGAAGACGGCCACCGCTTCGAGGTCGACATCCCGGCCTTCAAGCTCGATGCCGACGACGGCGTGGTGGCTTCGGCATCCGGCCCGCGCGTGTTGCACTGA